In Pan paniscus chromosome 1, NHGRI_mPanPan1-v2.0_pri, whole genome shotgun sequence, the DNA window aataagaaagaaattggGACTTGGAGAGCTTACTTCACTCACAAAACTTCACACACATAATAGGAAGTGGAGTCATGGACCTAGGTCTTTCTGAATCTAAAGCTGTATTGCTGAATCACCTTCAATTGGTTATGATTTGTTATGACCTGCTTTATGTTTACTCTGTGGGAAATTCTCATTCATTCTTACAGTATTATTAGCATATTCCGTGATAGTTTACAAAGCATTtaacatcatttttaaatttagcctCCTTTGAAACTGTGAATTAGGTGGTGGTGTCTCTATTTTGCAGGTatgaaaactgaggcttgagGTATGGTCCCATACACCTAGAAGGTggtggagctgggacttgaacacCAAGCTCTTGACAGAAGAAAACCTTCTTAGTGGGTATCTTGTGAACATGCACACTTCCTTCTTGGGACTGTGCCCTTTGTTCATTGTGTGAATGCTTATAAAGTTCTTTCCTTCTAGGTTTTGGAGATCATATTCATTGGAGGACACTGGAAGATGGGAAGAAAGAAGCAGCTGCCAGGTACAAGACATGGTTTTAGGTCATTTATGGTGGTAAAACACTTTTCAGCTATCAACTTAACGTTAATTTCAGGTGAAGGGCTATACCAAGGCAGAGCAAGAACTGAATAGTTGCCTAATTACAATAACAGCAATAATATTGGCTAACATTTATAGTTGagccttgaacaacatgggttttttttctttttgagatggagtctcgctctctcgcccaggctggagtgcagtggcacgatctcggctcactgcaagctccacctcctgggttcacgccattctcctgcctcagcctcccgagtagctgggactacaggcacccgccaccacgcctggctaatttttttgtatttttagtagagacggggtttcaccgtgttagccaagatggtctcaatctcctgatctcatgatccgcccgcctcggcctcccaaagtgctgggattacaggcgtgagccaccgcgcccggccttttttttcttttttgagacagagtcttgctctgtcacccaggctggagtgcagtggtgcgatcttcattcattgcaacctccacctcccaggttcaagcaattcttgtcaagcctcagcctcccacgtagctgagattacaggcatatgccaccattgccggctaatttttgtagtttttagtagagactgggtttcaccatgttggccaggctggtcttgagctcccaacctcaggcgatccgcctgccttggcctcccaaagtgctgggattacagatgtgagccaccacgcctggccaaacaacatgggtttgaactgcacaggtccacttatatgtggatttttttcagtaataaaTGTATTGGAAACTGTTTTGGATATTTCAAGCAGTTTGAAAAAACTTGCAGATGAACAGCATagcctagaaatatcaaaaaacttaaaaaatggtATGTTACAAGTGTAAAAATATATGTAGGTATTAGTCTAtattatcatttactaccataaaacatatagaaatctacaagttaaaatttatcaaaacttctgcacactggctgggtgcggtggctcatgcctgtaatcccagcactttggtaggttgaggcgggcagatcacttgagcccaggagtttgagaccaatctgggcaacatggtgaaaccccttctctacaaaaaataccagttacttgagggggctgaggtgggaggatcaattgagcctgggagtttgaggctgcagtgagctaagaccatGCCACCGTACTGCAGCccggaaacagagtgagaccctgtctaaaaagcttctggccaggcatggtggctcacgcttgtaatctcagcactttgggaggctgaggcgggcggattacctgaggtcgggagttcaagaccaccctggccaacatggtaaaaccccgtctctactaaaaatacaaaaattacctgggcatggtggtgcgcacctgtagtctcagctactaggggaggctgaggcaagagaatcgcttgaacccgggaggtggaggttgcagtgagctaagattgcaccactgtactccagcctgggagacaaagcgagactctgtcttaaaaaacaaaaattaaaaataaaaataaaaataaaacttctgcaCACAAACACCTATAGACCACACATGCTGCCATTTGCAGAagggagaaatgtaaacaaatgtaaagatgccatattaaatcataactgcataaaaattAACTGTAGTATATAACATGACTAATAATTTTGTggccacctcctgttgctatgGAGGTGAACTCAGGTATTGTGAGTATCCACTTAAAATGCCGTGCAACATTAATCATCTTCAGTGAGCAGTACGTCTCTCCAGTGTATTGCGTATTGCAGTATAACGTAGTttctcagctgggcgcggtggctcacacctgtaatcccagcactttaggaggccgaccgaggtgggtggatcacttgaggtcaggagttcgagaccagcctagccaacatagtgaaaccctgtctctactaaaaatacaaaaaacttagctgggcgtggtgggcgcatgcctgtaatctcagctacttgggaggctgaggcaggagaagcgcttgaacctgggagacagagttgcagtaagccaagatcacgccactgcactccagcctgggagacagagcgagacttggtctcaaaaaaaaaaaaaattaatctcttaCAACTCTTGCATATTTTTCCTGGTATTTAGTGCAATATCATAAACCTAGAATAACACCATGAAACCCATACAAGGTGCCATTGGTGATGCTGGAAGtgttcccaagaagcagagaatgctcatgacattacaagaaaaaattgaattgcttgatatgtactGTAGACTGAGGTCTATAGAGGTAGTTGCTTGTCGTTTCAAGATaaatgaacctttttttttttttttttttttttttgagacggtgtcttgctctggcCTGGTCAGATGAATCcattttgagagtctgaggcaggaggactgattgagcccagtagattgagaccagcctgggcaacaaagtaagaccctgtctctacaaaaaaaaatttttttaaagataaatccaGCGTAAGGACCAATtgcgtaaaaaaaaaaaaagaaaaagaaaaaaaagaaaattcatgaagTTGCCACTGTAGCTATGCCAACAGGTGCAAAAACCTTGCACTTTTTGCCAAATGCCTTTTTATGTGCATAATATGTAGCTCTTACGTGGGTACTATAAAAAGGCATACCTATTGACTCTAATATGATTTgagaaaaagcaaagtcattATATGGCAACTTAAAGCAAAAAGAAGGTGAAGGATCTAAAACTGGAGTATTTAATGACAACAAATGATGGTTTGCTGATTTTAGAAAGAGGTTTGGCTTAAAAAATGTCAAGATAGGCTGGGCGCAGCgttgcccgtaatcccagcactttggcagtccaaggcgggtggatcatttgaggtcaagagtttatgaccagcctggccaacatggtgaaaccccgtctctacaaaaaatacaaaaactagctaggtggtagtggcccatgcctataatcccagctacttgggaggctgaggcaggagaatcacttgagcctgggaggcggaggttgcatgagccgagattccccccactgcactccagcctgggtgacagagtgagaccctgtctcagaaaaaaaaaaaaaaacaagatacagGAGAAGCAGCTTATGCTGACCAAGAGGCAGCAGATGAATTCtcagacaccattaagaaaatcattgaagAGAAAGGATATCTACCTGAACAGGTGTTTAATGCAGATTAAGGTACcctactctggaaaaaaaaagccacaaaggaCATTAATAGTAAggaagaccaacctgggcaacatgggaaactctgtctctacaaaaaatacaaaaattagctgggtgtggtggcacacacctgttgttcctgctactcaggagtctgaggtgggaggattgcttgagcctggaagattgaggctgcagttagccatgactgcaccactgaactgtagcctgggcaacagaataagaccctatttcagtttttaaaaaggaaaaaaaaaaaaaataggaagagaagcaAGTACCAACATTGAAGGCAAGAAGAGACAGGCTAACTCTACTGTTTTGTGCAgaaaaacccagcactttgggaggcagaggtgggacgattaccagagcccaggagtttgagtcagGTTTGTCATCAGAACTGCCCTTGTCTATAAAGCTGTTAACCTCCAGCCTCGAAGAGCAAAGATAAACACCAGCTGCCAGTGTTTAGGTTGTGCAATAAGAAGGCTTAGACAACAAGAACCCTTTTTCTGGATTGGTTCCATCAatgctttgtccctgaagtcaggaagtacctTGCCAGTAAGAGACTAcgttttaaagttcttttgatgTTGGACAATACTCTGGCCACCCAGAGCCCCATGAGTTCAGCACCAAAGGCAAATAAAAAAGTCTATTTgcggctgggcccagtggctcatgcctgtaatcccagcacttgggaggccgaggtggggggatcacctgaagttgggagttccagaccagcctgaccaacacggagaaaccccgcctctactaaaaatacaaaattcgccgggcgtggtggcgcatgcctgtaatcccagctaatcgggaggctgaggcaggagaattgcttgaacctgggaggtggaggttgcagtgagctgagattgtgccattgcattccagcctgggcaacaagagtgaaactctgtctcaaaaaaaaaaaaaaaaaaaaaaaaggtggtctATTTGCCTCCAAACACAATATTTAAATCAGCTACTACATCGGGGGTGATAAGGACCTTTAAGGTTCATTACATACAGTACTCTCTAGAAAACAGATGTCAAAGCTATGGAAGAGAACTGCAATAAAGAGAACATCATGAAAGTTTAGGAGGATTATACCGTTGAAGATGCCATTGTtgttatagaaatagctgtgaaGACCATCAAGCCTGaaacaataaattcctgctgGATAAAACTGTGTCCAGATGTACACAAGACTTCACAGGGTTTATGACAGATAATCaaaatcatgaaagagattgtgGATATGGCAAAAAAAGGTGAGGGGTAAAGGGTTTTAAGATATGATCTTGGATAAATTCAAGAGCTAATAGACACCAAACCAGAGGAATGAACAGAAGATAACTTGATGGAGATGAGTGCCAGATGATGAGGAAAAACACGTAGAAGAGGCAGTGCCAGAAAACAGATCTGGCAGAAGGTTCTAATTATTTAGAGCTGCTTTTGACTTATTTTACAACATGGACCCTTCTAAGATATGTGCCCTGAaactaaagcaaagaaaaaagattggtattgtatagaaacatttttagagaaatgaaaaagcaacaaaatcagacagaaattatatttccataaagttacaccaagtgtgcctgcctgttctgcctccccttccaccctcttctgcctctgccatcctgagacagcaagaccaacctctcctcttcctcctcctcctcctcctcagcctactcagtgtgaagacaaggatgaagacctttatgagtatccatttccacttaatgaatactaaatatatatttgcttctttatgattttctttttcttcttttttgcccCCCTGCTTCCTGGaaagattttcttaataacattttcttttctctagtttactttattgtaagaatacaatatataatattacattcaaaatatgtgttaactgaATATATTAttagtaaggcttccagtcaacagtaggctattaatagttaagttttaggaagtcaaaagttatatgctgATTTTTGATGGTGTTAGGGGTCAGTGCCCCTCATCCTGgggttgttcaagggtcagctgtactaAGTTCTACTGTGCATTAGGCATTAAATTATGCAAATCAactcatttaactctcacaacAACTTTTTGAGATTGGTGTTATTGTTATcttaattttagagatgaaaaaagtAAGGCACCGTTTTTTCTAAGTTTActaaaataacttgcccaagagcacacagctagcaagtggcagacCCAAGCACTCTGGCTTCAGAGCCTGCTCTTTAAACCTGTATACCATACTGCCTGCTAGAGTCAAGTTGAATAGTCTGTAAAGTCTCAAGTAGGTTTACTTTATGCACAGACAATTCAGTGcataaggaggaggaaaaggcagggcaggggagggaaagCTAAGCACTGGtctgtgtttacttttttttgtttgagacagagtttcgctcttattgcccaggctggagtgcagtggtgcgatctaggctcactgcaacctccgcatcccgggttcaagcaattctcctgcctcagcctcctcagtaatgggattacaggcacacgccaccccacccgactaattttttaaaaagtatttttagtagagacagggtttcaccatgttggccaggctggtctcgagctcctgacctcaggtgatctaccctctgcctcccaaagtgctgggattacaggcgcgagccaccatgccgggcctgtgtttacatttatttaaccctcacaacaacctACTAGATTGGTAAACCTGTGAAATAGCGGTTGTTATTTTATAGAAGGGGAAATTGAAGTACAGAAAAGTTACATAATTTGCCAGTAGTTACAACACTAGCAAGTGGAGGAGCCAAGACTTGAATGTTTTTTACTATACTGTACAAGAGAGATACAAAGACCCCAGTATATGTGCATCTacaatatacacacatgcacaggcacACTCACATTTCTGCACCTACCATCCTATAGTGCTTGCTGTTTATACAAGAGATCCAACAGTTTCATGGCTCTGGGTCTCAAACCTGCAACAATAGAGTTGCCAGattgagcaaataaaaataaaggatggccaggcacggtggctcatgcctttaaccccagcactttgggaagccaaggccggtggatcacctggggtcaggagtttgggaccagcctggccaacatagtgaaaccccgtctctactaaaaatacaaaaattagccagatatggtggcacacacccatagtcccagctacttgggaggctgagacaggagaatcgcttgaacccaggaggtggaggttgcagggagctgagatcataccactgcggtccaggctgggtgacagagcgagactccatctcaaaaaataataataataaaataaaggatgCAGGCCAGGCACCTTGGctcacacacctgtattcccagtactttgggaggcagaagtggcacaattacttgagcccaggagtttgagaccagccttagcaacatacacctcatctctaaaaaagaaaaaataaataataataaaaaattaaggatgcccagttaaatttgaagttTAGATAAgcaccaaataattttaaatatatctatgcaatatttgggacacacttaagcttaaaaatgtttttggtgtttatctgaaattcaaatgtaactgggcatcctgtattttatctggcaaccctactaAGGAGAAAAATTCCTATTTGTCTTTCAAGTTCTAAGTCAAATGACTATTTCTACATAAAGTCTTCAGTGATTTCTCTGGGTAGTTTGTTTTTCCCTTCTGTTCTTTTATAACCTCACCTGCATCTATCCATTGTAGTATTTATTACTCTGATTGTAGGCGCCTGATCCTTCCCATTCAGACCTTTTATCTTTTGTGGGGAAAGCGTTTTATGTTCATCTCTGAATTCCCAACCTTGGAGATGTTGAATGATTGAAATGGTAATTGAATAGACATTTACTGAGAGCCAGTAGGTTTAAGAGGAGGAATGAAGGAGAACCAGCATTTATTAATTGCCTTCTATATGCTAAATATAGTGCTGATTGCTTACAATATTTAATGCCCCTTAGGCCTTATTAATAAAATGGACGGGCAGTCTTTCGCCGCAGGAAGATCACATTCTCCTGAGGCCTATAATATTTGGCATAAATAACTGATGCCATTATAGTCTCTGTATCTCCTTTCTGAGAAAGCTGAACCTGGGCCTAGTTGGCGTAGAACTCCTGTTTCCATAGAAACAAGAAGGTCTGTAAAAGTCAAGGGAGACAGGAAGAGCAGTTTGCACTTCCGGCTTACGTCGGAGACGCGTACAACCCGGAAGTTGGCGCAGCGCGGTTGCCTATGGTCGCTCCCAGAGAGGATGCCGCTCGTGGTGTTTTGCGGGCTGCCGTACAGCGGCAAGAGCCGGCGTGCTGAAGAGTTGCGCGTGGCGCTGGCTGCCGAGGGCCGCGCGGTGTACGTGGTGGACGACGCAGCTGTCCTGGGCGCAGAGGACCCAGCGGTGTACGGCGATTCTGCCCGTGAGAAGGCATTGCGTGGAGCTCTGCGAGCCTCCGTGGAACGGCGCCTGAGTCGCCACGACGTGGTCATCCTGGACTCGCTTAACTACATCAAAGGTTTCCGTTACGAGCTCTACTGCCTGGCACGGGCGGCACGCACCCCGCTCTGCCTGGTCTACTGCGTACGGCCCGGCGGCCCGATCGCGGGACCTCAGGTGGCGGGCGCGAACGAGAACCCTGGCCGGAACGTCAGTGTGAGTTGGCGGCCACGCGCTGAGGAGGACGGGAGAGCGCAGGCGGCGGGCAGCAGCGTCTTCAGGGAACTGCATACTGCGGACTCTGTAGTAAATGGAAGTTCCCAGGCCGACGTACCCAAGGAACTGGAGCGAGAAGAATCCGGGGCTGCAGAGTCTCCAGCTCTTGTGACTCCGGAATCAGAGAAATCTGCAAAGCATGGGTCCGGTGCCTTTTACTCTCCCGAACTCCTGGAGGCCCTAACGCTGCGCTTTGAGGCTCCCGATTCTCGGAATCGCTGGGACCGGCCTTTATTCACTTTGGTGGGCCTAGAGGAGCCGTTGCCCCTGGCGGAGATCCGCTCTGCCCTGTTTGAGAACCGGGCCCCA includes these proteins:
- the KTI12 gene encoding protein KTI12 homolog — protein: MPLVVFCGLPYSGKSRRAEELRVALAAEGRAVYVVDDAAVLGAEDPAVYGDSAREKALRGALRASVERRLSRHDVVILDSLNYIKGFRYELYCLARAARTPLCLVYCVRPGGPIAGPQVAGANENPGRNVSVSWRPRAEEDGRAQAAGSSVFRELHTADSVVNGSSQADVPKELEREESGAAESPALVTPESEKSAKHGSGAFYSPELLEALTLRFEAPDSRNRWDRPLFTLVGLEEPLPLAEIRSALFENRAPPPHQSTQSQPLASGSFLHQLDQVTSQVLAGLMEAQKSAVPGDLLTLPGTTEHLRFTRPLTMAELSRLRRQFISYTKMHPNNENLPQLANMFLQYLSQSLH